The genomic window CCCGTTCCGCTCGGCCGGCAGCCAGCCGAAGGGGTGGAGGGCCTCCTTGATGGAGAGGCCGCGGGCCTCGATGTTGGCCGGATCGTTCGTGCCCAGCCCGAGGGCGGCGGCCATGGCCAGGTGGTTGTCGCCCGGGAAGACGCCGGAGCCGGGCGCGGCCGTCGGGTCGTAGCCCATCACGGCCGTGGCGACGGCATCCGTGCAGACCGGGTTGCGGCCGGCGAGCAGCAGGCCGGGGCGCTGGACCTTCAGGCTCGGGAGCCACGGCCCCTCGCCGCCGGAGACGGTCTCGATGCCGTCGATGATGGTCAGGTCGATGGGGCGGATGCCCAGGGCGTCCACCGTGTGCCGGGGGACGCGGTAGGTCGGCCGCCGGGGCGAGGCCGGGTCGAGCTCCTGCGGCAGCCCGTCCGCGGGCCGCTGCTCGCCGGAGTGGAAGACGGCGACGCGGGCCGACATCGCCTGCTCGTTGGGCTCGTGGTGCGAGTAGAGCGCCGGGGGGGTGATGCCGAAGTTGTTCTTGATGCCGAGCGTCACCCCCGCGACCCCGTGGTTCTTCAGCTTGGCCAGCGAGACATAAACGTCGCAATCGACGTACGAGTGGTTGAGGTGATAGGCCGGGAAGAGGCTCCCGCCCCAGGGCACCTTCACCTCGTGGTACTTCGCCCCCCTGCCGAGGTTCCGCGTGTCCTCGTATTCGACCTTCGCCTTGAGGGCGCCCAGGGCGTTCAGGTCCCAGCCGCCGGCCTTCAGGTACGTCTCGAACGGGTCGCCCTGGTAGGTGCAC from Aquisphaera giovannonii includes these protein-coding regions:
- a CDS encoding DUF362 domain-containing protein, encoding MGPCRNRRDFLRVAGASLLTTLAPSSRAVRAAQAGPAGAAPSLPVSIARCTGYDREALYRQLQAMMDQLGGISQLVSGKTVAVKVNLTGSMKEDALGLPAWRTYHVHPDLVVATAALLDRAGAKRIRFLECTYQGDPFETYLKAGGWDLNALGALKAKVEYEDTRNLGRGAKYHEVKVPWGGSLFPAYHLNHSYVDCDVYVSLAKLKNHGVAGVTLGIKNNFGITPPALYSHHEPNEQAMSARVAVFHSGEQRPADGLPQELDPASPRRPTYRVPRHTVDALGIRPIDLTIIDGIETVSGGEGPWLPSLKVQRPGLLLAGRNPVCTDAVATAVMGYDPTAAPGSGVFPGDNHLAMAAALGLGTNDPANIEARGLSIKEALHPFGWLPAERNG